From Alteromonas australica, one genomic window encodes:
- a CDS encoding autotransporter assembly complex protein TamA: MPPHLSSFYIITYTHTISWCRSVCSLAKPIFLSAFLVLLPLNVYAISYSIKGVKQDAIKDNIRLHLNNLDVETALLDDPFWQDEVKSTISTAVEPFGYYNSDAEITIDGNNKVVVTVTLNSPLIVANVTREIIGKGRDDPAFRQRFNGFSLKQGDVLHQPTYTSFKSSMFNYALSHGYFDFHWQATRLDLVRENKEANILLIAQSGPQYQFGPLIFVGEDKAKDIIQRLAPFSEGEPYSSAALTDFNRKLNQSGYFNRVIARPVVSEAEGLLVPIEVSLAHRPKDAFNVSVGAATDTGPRVRLGWERPWVNDKGHSVSADIFISAPEQSITADYRIPRRNITRDYVSIEAGYQFIDYTNTSIESETLSLSAHRYWQYDESPWQHDFSITYLQETYNEGDEIDTTTSLIMPGYAINYLEKDNDLLINFARYFKFSTQVGRDNAGSDINIVKSFAEGMFIHTLNENHRFTVRAEIGAIKANDFSQVPTSIRFYAGGDQSIRGFEYRDISPKDEVTDPETGETSIESIGGKYLATASVEYAYRVAENWRVAAFTDAGTATNDTSTSLTYSVGSGFHWLSPIGPVRVYVARGFSPDETTWRLHLMLGPEL; this comes from the coding sequence ATGCCACCGCACTTATCTTCGTTCTACATTATAACTTACACCCATACTATTTCGTGGTGTCGTTCCGTTTGTTCTTTAGCAAAACCTATTTTCCTGAGTGCGTTTCTTGTTCTTTTACCGTTAAATGTCTACGCAATTTCCTATTCAATAAAAGGCGTAAAGCAAGATGCTATAAAGGACAATATTCGCCTGCATCTTAATAACCTAGACGTTGAAACTGCCCTTTTGGACGACCCTTTTTGGCAAGATGAAGTTAAATCTACAATAAGCACGGCCGTTGAGCCCTTTGGGTATTACAACAGCGACGCTGAAATTACTATTGACGGCAACAACAAAGTGGTTGTTACCGTCACACTTAACAGCCCACTCATTGTGGCAAATGTCACTCGTGAGATTATTGGTAAGGGGCGAGACGACCCAGCGTTTAGGCAACGCTTTAATGGGTTTAGCCTCAAGCAAGGCGATGTACTTCACCAGCCTACATACACTTCATTTAAGTCTTCTATGTTTAACTATGCGTTATCCCACGGATATTTTGACTTTCACTGGCAGGCTACCCGCTTAGATTTAGTGCGCGAAAACAAAGAAGCCAATATTCTATTAATTGCGCAAAGTGGCCCTCAATATCAATTCGGCCCCTTAATCTTTGTCGGCGAAGACAAAGCAAAAGACATAATTCAACGGCTAGCCCCTTTTTCAGAAGGCGAGCCCTATTCTTCAGCCGCTTTGACTGACTTTAACCGCAAACTAAATCAGTCTGGTTACTTTAACCGAGTTATCGCGCGGCCCGTCGTCAGTGAAGCCGAGGGCTTATTGGTGCCCATTGAGGTCTCACTCGCCCATAGACCAAAAGACGCGTTTAATGTGTCAGTAGGCGCAGCAACAGATACGGGCCCTAGGGTACGTTTAGGTTGGGAGCGTCCGTGGGTAAACGACAAAGGCCACTCCGTGAGTGCGGATATCTTTATATCTGCACCAGAGCAGTCTATTACTGCAGACTACCGAATTCCACGACGCAATATTACCCGCGACTACGTCAGTATCGAAGCCGGTTATCAATTCATTGATTACACCAATACATCCATAGAAAGTGAAACGCTCTCGCTATCTGCCCATCGCTACTGGCAATATGACGAATCACCTTGGCAGCACGACTTTTCAATCACTTACTTGCAAGAAACCTACAATGAAGGCGATGAAATTGATACCACGACCTCGCTCATCATGCCCGGCTACGCCATTAATTATCTTGAGAAGGATAACGATTTACTCATTAATTTCGCGCGCTACTTTAAGTTCTCTACCCAAGTTGGTAGAGATAACGCCGGTTCAGATATTAATATTGTTAAGTCCTTTGCCGAAGGCATGTTTATCCATACGCTCAACGAGAACCACCGCTTTACCGTGCGCGCTGAAATCGGCGCCATAAAAGCCAACGACTTCTCCCAGGTACCAACGTCTATTCGTTTCTATGCTGGGGGCGATCAGAGTATTCGCGGGTTTGAATACAGAGATATTTCACCTAAAGACGAAGTTACCGACCCTGAAACGGGGGAAACCTCCATTGAGTCCATTGGCGGAAAATACCTGGCTACCGCAAGCGTAGAATACGCTTACCGTGTGGCTGAAAATTGGCGAGTGGCCGCCTTTACCGATGCAGGCACTGCAACAAACGATACGAGCACTTCACTCACCTACAGTGTCGGGTCGGGTTTTCATTGGTTGTCTCCAATCGGCCCTGTTCGCGTGTATGTGGCCCGGGGCTTTTCTCCAGACGAAACCACCTGGAGACTGCACCTGATGTTGGGGCCTGAACTATGA
- a CDS encoding translocation/assembly module TamB domain-containing protein: MRKRTTTAILLTPVFLLVLIYGLLISPLAGPMIKLIANQFVAGLSVEKMEGGLADSLSFQHVDYRNEQWHVHLEKADLDATWRCLFEPRVCINNISINGLTVTQLGSAPAQPQKSNAPFSLPLPIDITQGNMENFTLTLPDQTISIGTLALSQVQGDREISIDEIALDTVVVTLLTQEEKTAAPKTSTLPTRYSLSYSAPQLPTLSSPIPVSINGFEMTQATLIQKGDTDEIQTLQVVSFDALSFEQSQLVLRSLYLSHPRGKVSGNIHTTLSANFPLEIDLQGEGYLGDNTQEQMFELSASGALDDLTVEASTEGEFNGVLSLSTNLLSDQLPVSFSANWQTQPIPTLKEGTLHDGEVVLEGTMGNYLLKGNGGATLPDVGNVPVALDVVLKKKNIFVNQAEVSALGGSLRNTGTLHLGDAIFWEGETQLTEISATDFSPYAPESLSGQFESIMQWSPAGLEMSIRNLNVEGRLQQKPLSVAGAFVYSGSNDLAVANLTMKQGSNEVAVTGQVLNNRYLNADIHVNVAAISSLYPDVSGTIKGNVVARGPWNNPNATGSLAFNDINVASQLSAPLSQQGPLNGELEISGRYTDHTLNVNLILLDHEADIRLKGQWQNHVWRGQLESSALKLANTEWQLTSPFALSVGTSPLKADVSSHCWASRGNGELCIDAVHYQDSTAKWHVFAKALPVGLWANELAPDIVSAPSKATLSFNSKGQYAPQDPIDATFDVSLSSADWQLGVSRPLTIRVNNVTTTGTFKQGQLQSQSLITSADLGEAELNFNANVLGEEKDIDGQLTLKNIDVAPLKPLSPAIRTLTGVLNGEVEIGGNLASPTLNGEMQINNGAIDIQDTPVSLENWQQRIVLNNQQADFNGSFILGGGEGALNGNLSWQDTPSVNFNLKGSKFEVRQPNMRLRVSPDITVNANAERVDITGSVNIPWARIEVESLPESAVSPSKDVHLRGEPPKEEPLDIVHASVMVNIDKAKTKEVKFEAFGLSASLHGGVKVNTQPALVGFGDLQILDGLYSAYGQQLVIQTGEIQFNGPLDQPLLLVEAIRDPDKTDDDVIAGIRIDGAADAPSINLFSEPAMDQQNVLSYLLTGQGADASSGSQDPNYGAILLGLGLSNTKTLTGQVGEALGIDDFSLSTNESKLSVTGQINQRLSVEYNVDVGLSNNDTSSTLRRRQDPPDLALRYQLLPRLFLEAVQTTIEDQSEFALDLYYEFFLGESQVLPDSDNEAEQDDSKNE; this comes from the coding sequence ATGAGGAAGCGTACCACTACGGCTATTTTACTGACACCGGTCTTTCTTCTGGTTCTGATATACGGGTTACTGATTAGCCCATTAGCCGGCCCAATGATAAAGCTTATTGCGAATCAATTTGTTGCTGGTCTCAGTGTTGAAAAAATGGAGGGCGGGCTAGCTGACTCGCTGTCGTTTCAACACGTAGATTACCGCAATGAACAATGGCATGTACATCTAGAAAAAGCAGACTTAGATGCCACGTGGCGCTGTTTATTTGAGCCCCGTGTGTGTATCAATAATATATCCATAAACGGGCTGACCGTCACACAACTAGGTTCTGCCCCTGCGCAACCCCAAAAGAGCAATGCCCCCTTTAGTTTGCCGCTGCCCATCGACATAACGCAGGGCAACATGGAGAACTTTACCCTTACGTTACCCGACCAAACCATTAGCATCGGCACCCTTGCGCTCTCCCAAGTGCAAGGCGATCGTGAGATTAGCATTGATGAAATTGCCTTAGACACCGTGGTTGTGACGCTACTCACCCAAGAGGAAAAAACTGCCGCACCCAAAACATCCACACTTCCGACGCGCTACTCTCTTTCGTATTCTGCGCCTCAGTTACCCACATTAAGTAGCCCTATTCCGGTCAGTATCAATGGGTTTGAAATGACTCAAGCAACACTCATTCAAAAAGGCGATACTGATGAGATTCAAACCTTACAGGTTGTATCTTTCGACGCTTTGTCGTTTGAACAGAGCCAGCTGGTGTTACGGTCACTCTATCTATCCCACCCGCGCGGAAAGGTAAGCGGCAACATTCACACAACACTGTCTGCAAATTTCCCCCTTGAAATAGATCTACAGGGCGAAGGTTACTTAGGCGATAACACCCAAGAACAAATGTTTGAATTAAGCGCTTCTGGCGCCCTTGATGACTTGACAGTAGAGGCTTCCACCGAAGGTGAATTTAATGGTGTGTTGTCGTTAAGCACAAACCTATTAAGTGACCAGTTACCCGTTTCTTTTTCTGCAAACTGGCAAACACAACCTATCCCCACCCTGAAAGAGGGTACCTTGCATGACGGCGAGGTGGTGCTAGAAGGTACTATGGGTAATTACCTACTTAAAGGAAACGGGGGAGCTACCCTTCCTGATGTGGGTAATGTCCCAGTGGCGCTTGATGTGGTGCTGAAGAAGAAAAATATTTTCGTCAATCAAGCCGAGGTTAGCGCCCTAGGCGGGAGTTTACGTAATACAGGCACCTTGCACCTTGGTGACGCTATATTCTGGGAAGGTGAAACTCAACTAACCGAAATTTCTGCTACTGATTTTTCACCTTATGCCCCAGAGTCGCTATCAGGGCAATTCGAAAGCATTATGCAATGGTCTCCAGCCGGATTAGAAATGAGTATTCGCAACTTAAACGTGGAAGGGCGATTGCAGCAAAAGCCGTTGTCTGTGGCTGGCGCGTTTGTGTATTCAGGATCAAACGATTTAGCGGTGGCTAACCTCACCATGAAGCAGGGCAGTAACGAAGTGGCTGTGACCGGACAGGTGCTAAACAATCGCTATTTAAATGCAGATATCCACGTTAATGTTGCTGCGATTTCAAGCTTGTACCCTGATGTATCAGGCACGATAAAGGGAAATGTGGTTGCCAGAGGCCCGTGGAACAACCCCAATGCAACTGGCTCGCTGGCCTTCAACGATATTAACGTCGCCAGCCAACTGTCAGCGCCCTTGTCACAGCAAGGGCCGTTAAACGGTGAATTAGAAATAAGTGGCCGCTATACCGACCACACCCTTAATGTAAACCTCATTCTTCTAGATCATGAAGCGGACATTCGCCTAAAAGGACAATGGCAAAACCACGTTTGGCGCGGGCAACTAGAGAGTAGCGCACTAAAACTGGCAAATACTGAATGGCAGTTAACCAGCCCTTTTGCGCTATCAGTAGGTACCAGCCCACTAAAAGCCGATGTCAGTAGCCATTGTTGGGCATCGCGGGGCAATGGCGAACTGTGCATCGATGCTGTGCATTACCAAGACAGTACAGCGAAATGGCACGTGTTTGCCAAGGCATTACCGGTTGGTCTGTGGGCAAACGAGCTAGCCCCAGACATTGTCTCAGCGCCCTCTAAAGCAACTTTGTCTTTTAATTCGAAAGGGCAATACGCCCCGCAAGACCCTATTGACGCCACTTTTGATGTTTCCCTTTCTTCTGCAGATTGGCAGTTGGGTGTTTCACGCCCGCTCACTATAAGGGTTAATAACGTCACCACCACAGGTACCTTTAAGCAAGGACAGTTACAATCGCAGTCACTGATCACCAGTGCAGACTTAGGCGAGGCCGAGCTTAACTTTAACGCCAATGTACTGGGCGAAGAAAAAGACATCGATGGCCAATTGACGCTCAAGAACATAGATGTTGCGCCGCTGAAGCCTTTATCTCCGGCCATCCGCACCCTAACGGGCGTGCTCAATGGTGAAGTAGAGATTGGCGGAAATTTAGCCTCTCCTACCCTAAATGGTGAAATGCAAATAAACAACGGAGCCATTGATATTCAAGACACACCGGTCTCGTTGGAAAACTGGCAACAACGCATTGTATTAAATAATCAACAAGCAGATTTCAATGGCAGCTTTATTCTTGGTGGCGGGGAAGGCGCGCTTAATGGCAACCTAAGTTGGCAAGATACGCCGTCGGTTAACTTCAATCTTAAAGGCAGTAAATTTGAAGTTCGCCAGCCTAATATGCGCTTGCGGGTGTCACCCGATATTACAGTGAACGCTAACGCTGAGCGGGTAGATATTACCGGTAGTGTGAATATACCTTGGGCAAGAATCGAAGTGGAGTCACTGCCAGAAAGTGCGGTTTCTCCTTCCAAAGATGTTCATCTTCGAGGTGAACCGCCAAAAGAAGAGCCACTTGATATTGTACATGCGTCTGTCATGGTGAATATTGATAAGGCCAAAACCAAAGAAGTGAAGTTTGAGGCTTTTGGGCTAAGTGCAAGTTTGCATGGTGGCGTAAAAGTGAATACCCAACCCGCGCTGGTGGGCTTTGGCGACTTGCAAATTCTAGATGGCCTTTATAGCGCCTATGGCCAGCAATTGGTGATTCAAACCGGTGAAATCCAATTTAATGGCCCGCTAGACCAACCTTTACTGCTGGTAGAAGCTATTCGAGACCCCGATAAAACCGACGATGACGTTATTGCCGGTATTCGTATTGATGGGGCAGCAGATGCGCCCAGCATCAACCTGTTCTCTGAGCCCGCAATGGATCAACAAAACGTTTTGTCGTACTTGCTTACTGGGCAAGGCGCAGATGCCTCCTCTGGTAGTCAAGACCCTAACTATGGAGCCATACTCTTAGGCCTTGGCCTTTCTAATACTAAAACCTTGACCGGTCAAGTGGGTGAGGCGCTAGGTATTGATGATTTTAGTTTAAGTACAAACGAGTCAAAACTGTCCGTTACAGGGCAAATTAATCAACGCCTTTCTGTAGAATACAATGTGGATGTAGGATTAAGTAACAATGACACCAGCTCTACACTCAGACGTAGACAAGACCCGCCGGATTTAGCATTACGCTATCAACTTTTGCCTCGCCTATTCTTAGAAGCCGTGCAAACCACCATTGAAGATCAATCAGAATTTGCATTAGATTTATATTACGAGTTCTTCTTAGGGGAAAGTCAGGTGCTGCCGGATAGCGATAACGAGGCCGAACAAGACGACAGTAAAAACGAGTAG
- a CDS encoding RNA polymerase sigma factor, whose product MGQGFEDVFAQYGALLGRVANSYEANEAMQQELLQEIAIAVWQGLSRFKGDSSVKTYILKIAHNRAVSHVAKQVKRVDTHPYDDQDKGAEAYVSQQCSPEISTSHHQSLGQLLNAVRGLPVQPRQVLTLSLEGLSYDEIGDVCGLTKNHVGVILKRAKQRILQEVSNV is encoded by the coding sequence TTGGGCCAAGGGTTTGAGGATGTATTTGCGCAATACGGCGCCTTACTGGGTCGTGTTGCAAATAGTTATGAAGCCAATGAAGCAATGCAGCAAGAACTCTTACAAGAGATTGCTATTGCGGTTTGGCAAGGGTTGTCGCGATTTAAAGGTGATAGCAGTGTGAAAACCTATATTTTAAAAATTGCGCATAATAGAGCGGTGTCGCATGTCGCCAAGCAAGTGAAGCGCGTAGATACCCATCCCTACGACGACCAAGACAAAGGCGCAGAAGCATACGTGAGTCAACAATGCTCTCCTGAGATCTCCACCAGTCACCATCAGTCACTGGGGCAATTACTCAATGCGGTACGTGGGCTGCCCGTTCAACCAAGGCAAGTACTTACCTTGTCTTTAGAGGGGCTTAGCTACGACGAAATTGGGGATGTTTGTGGGTTAACTAAAAACCACGTGGGTGTCATTTTAAAACGAGCAAAGCAACGTATTCTGCAGGAGGTATCTAATGTCTGA
- a CDS encoding D-2-hydroxyacid dehydrogenase codes for MSKWRSVFLDAETLGLDSLDTRALDQLNLSLTCYQQTSEANLLARIADADIILVNKVQLEGASLCHAPHLKYIGVTATGTNNIDLEYCKKNGIRVQNVEGYGTDSVAQHTLMLLLNLATNFSQYQRDIKAGRWSKSPHFCLSQYDVMELAGKHAVIVGHGELGKRVEGLFKALGMQVSIAARPGNPNDTRPSLNTLLPKADVVSLHCPLTRDTEKLINRDTLSLMKPTCFLINTARGGLIDEAALLQALKAQTIGGAALDVLTVEPPPENHPLMQASLPNLLITPHNAWIANASRQRLLDKAVEHLAAFIA; via the coding sequence ATGTCTAAGTGGCGTAGCGTCTTTTTAGATGCAGAAACCCTTGGACTCGACTCTCTCGATACCCGCGCGCTCGATCAGCTTAATTTATCGCTGACATGTTATCAGCAGACGTCTGAAGCAAACTTGCTAGCACGTATTGCTGACGCAGACATTATATTGGTCAACAAGGTGCAATTAGAGGGCGCCAGTTTATGTCATGCGCCGCACCTAAAGTACATTGGGGTGACGGCCACGGGCACCAATAATATTGACCTCGAGTACTGTAAGAAAAACGGCATTCGTGTTCAGAATGTGGAAGGCTATGGTACCGATAGTGTTGCCCAACATACCCTCATGTTGTTACTGAATTTGGCCACGAATTTCAGCCAGTACCAAAGGGATATCAAGGCGGGACGCTGGTCGAAATCGCCTCACTTTTGTTTGTCCCAGTACGACGTGATGGAGCTTGCGGGAAAGCATGCCGTTATTGTGGGGCACGGTGAACTGGGGAAGCGAGTAGAAGGTTTATTTAAAGCATTGGGAATGCAAGTGAGTATTGCCGCGCGCCCTGGAAACCCTAATGACACGCGGCCTTCATTAAACACACTGTTACCTAAGGCTGATGTGGTTTCCTTGCACTGCCCGCTTACCCGTGACACCGAGAAGCTCATTAACCGTGACACTTTATCGTTGATGAAACCGACCTGCTTTTTAATTAACACCGCCCGTGGTGGCCTTATTGATGAAGCGGCACTCCTCCAAGCATTAAAAGCTCAGACCATTGGCGGCGCGGCATTAGACGTATTAACGGTAGAGCCTCCACCTGAAAATCACCCATTGATGCAAGCTTCGTTGCCTAACTTATTGATTACTCCCCATAACGCCTGGATAGCCAACGCGTCACGCCAGCGTTTACTTGATAAAGCGGTGGAACATCTCGCTGCATTTATCGCTTAA
- a CDS encoding acyl-CoA thioesterase has protein sequence MTDITPSLSDYPYHVEIATRWQDNDAYGHINNVMYYSFFDTAVNRFLIEEGGLNIHKGNIVAYVVSSQCQYITPASYPETIFVGVRVIKVGRSSVTYGLSVYAGEAKRRVAHGQFVHVFVERLSDKAVPIPVNTKEALAAIFDESIENV, from the coding sequence ATGACTGACATAACCCCATCGCTTAGCGATTATCCTTATCACGTAGAAATTGCCACACGTTGGCAAGACAATGATGCCTACGGCCATATTAACAATGTGATGTATTACAGCTTTTTCGATACCGCGGTAAATCGCTTTTTAATTGAAGAAGGTGGTTTAAATATTCACAAAGGCAATATTGTGGCCTATGTGGTGAGCAGTCAGTGTCAATACATAACGCCAGCCTCCTACCCAGAAACAATCTTTGTCGGCGTGCGGGTCATTAAGGTAGGTAGAAGTTCAGTCACCTACGGATTGAGTGTGTACGCTGGGGAAGCCAAGCGGCGAGTAGCGCACGGTCAATTTGTGCATGTTTTTGTTGAACGTTTGTCTGACAAAGCGGTGCCTATTCCTGTGAATACCAAAGAAGCGTTAGCGGCTATTTTTGACGAGAGCATTGAGAATGTCTAA
- the proB gene encoding glutamate 5-kinase, translating into MNRFTWQRAVIKVGSALIAPDGDQCSARYILDLARFITASRRAGKDVILVSSGSVAAGRSKVKVNHNASIAEKQAMAAIGQMQMMANWQRFFDFPCAQVLLTADDLRDRTRYVNIKNTLREILNHKAIPIVNENDTVAVNELKVGDNDNLAAYTALVAQADTLIICSDIDGLYTADPRKDASATLIPTVEHIDETIYALAGGAGTALGTGGMRTKIQAADKSTTSGIQTLIVNGKKADTFDSLLKGEVPGTLFKATQTPKKARRLWLSHTLKTCGTINVDEGAMRALVEKGASLLPSGITGVEGTFNQGDAIEIWCTGKVLAKGLSLYDSRDLALIKGKKSSQIADVLGYETAHVVVHRDDLVLLK; encoded by the coding sequence ATGAACCGTTTTACCTGGCAGCGAGCTGTCATTAAAGTGGGAAGTGCGTTGATAGCCCCCGATGGCGATCAGTGCAGTGCCCGTTATATTTTAGATTTAGCGCGTTTTATTACAGCCAGTCGCCGCGCTGGAAAAGACGTTATTTTAGTGTCGTCTGGCAGTGTGGCCGCGGGTCGAAGTAAAGTAAAAGTCAACCACAATGCTTCTATTGCTGAAAAACAGGCGATGGCCGCTATTGGGCAGATGCAGATGATGGCGAATTGGCAACGTTTCTTCGACTTCCCCTGTGCGCAAGTGCTTCTTACGGCAGATGATTTACGTGATAGAACCCGTTACGTGAACATTAAAAATACCCTTCGAGAAATTCTTAACCACAAAGCCATTCCTATTGTAAACGAGAATGACACCGTGGCGGTGAACGAGCTTAAAGTGGGAGACAACGACAATCTTGCCGCTTATACCGCGCTCGTCGCCCAAGCTGATACGCTAATTATTTGTTCTGACATTGACGGCCTGTATACGGCCGACCCCCGTAAAGATGCCTCCGCCACCCTGATCCCAACCGTTGAGCATATCGATGAAACCATTTACGCATTAGCCGGGGGCGCTGGTACTGCCCTAGGTACAGGAGGAATGCGCACAAAAATTCAAGCAGCAGATAAAAGCACCACCAGTGGCATTCAAACCCTCATTGTTAATGGCAAAAAGGCCGACACCTTCGATAGCTTGCTGAAAGGTGAAGTACCAGGTACGTTGTTTAAGGCCACGCAAACACCGAAAAAGGCACGACGGCTTTGGTTGTCTCATACGTTAAAAACCTGTGGCACTATTAATGTGGATGAAGGGGCAATGCGTGCACTTGTAGAAAAAGGGGCTTCATTGCTTCCCTCGGGTATAACCGGGGTTGAGGGTACATTCAACCAAGGGGATGCCATAGAAATATGGTGCACTGGAAAGGTGTTGGCGAAAGGGTTATCACTTTACGACAGTAGAGATTTAGCCCTTATTAAAGGAAAAAAATCGTCTCAGATTGCTGATGTGTTAGGGTATGAAACAGCCCATGTGGTAGTTCACCGAGACGACCTCGTGTTACTCAAATAG